Proteins encoded within one genomic window of Aerococcus viridans:
- a CDS encoding Gfo/Idh/MocA family protein, protein MTKQVNNKLNIATVGYGGMGTYHVHGLIPAEADYLQVVGTYDIDQSRKDVAEETGTYVYPAFDAILDDPKVDAVLIATPNDSHKELAIRAMKSGKHVICEKPVAMNTEEFDEMIAVAEETGRVLMVHQNRRWDPDFLQVKDIFTKRQAVGDVFQIESRVHGANGIPGDWRHLKAHGGGMVLDWGIHLFDQLLWLVDSPIKSVYSDLSYILGDEVDDGFMAYITFENGIRAHVEVGTSNFISLPRWYIKGNQGTAIIEDWEMNGRIVKATGNDVENKPSPIRAGVGLTKTMAPPVDGVTETLPLPESKPADVSFYRNFYDVVTLGAEPIVKNEEVRQVMQLIDSILA, encoded by the coding sequence ATGACAAAACAAGTAAATAATAAATTAAACATCGCAACTGTTGGCTACGGTGGCATGGGGACCTACCATGTCCACGGCCTGATTCCAGCTGAAGCCGACTACTTACAAGTGGTGGGGACTTACGACATCGATCAGAGCCGAAAAGACGTGGCGGAAGAAACGGGCACTTACGTCTATCCAGCCTTTGATGCCATTTTAGATGACCCGAAAGTCGATGCAGTTTTAATCGCTACACCTAACGACAGCCATAAAGAACTAGCTATTCGTGCCATGAAGTCCGGTAAACATGTGATCTGTGAAAAACCAGTCGCCATGAATACCGAAGAATTCGACGAAATGATCGCCGTAGCTGAAGAAACAGGACGCGTACTCATGGTGCACCAAAACCGTCGTTGGGACCCAGATTTCTTACAAGTCAAAGACATATTCACAAAGCGTCAAGCCGTTGGAGACGTCTTCCAGATTGAATCACGCGTCCATGGCGCTAATGGCATTCCAGGCGACTGGCGCCATCTAAAAGCCCACGGTGGCGGTATGGTCTTAGACTGGGGAATCCATTTATTTGATCAACTATTGTGGCTAGTAGATTCACCAATCAAGTCCGTTTACTCAGACTTATCTTATATCCTCGGCGACGAAGTAGACGACGGATTTATGGCTTATATCACCTTTGAAAACGGCATCCGCGCCCATGTTGAAGTGGGGACATCTAACTTCATTAGCCTGCCTCGTTGGTATATCAAAGGTAACCAAGGAACAGCCATCATTGAAGACTGGGAAATGAACGGGCGCATCGTGAAAGCAACCGGTAATGATGTGGAAAATAAACCATCACCGATTAGAGCAGGCGTCGGTTTGACCAAAACAATGGCACCACCAGTTGATGGCGTCACTGAGACCTTACCATTACCAGAAAGCAAGCCAGCAGACGTTTCCTTCTACCGCAACTTCTATGATGTTGTCACACTAGGCGCAGAACCCATCGTCAAAAACGAAGAAGTCCGCCAAGTCATGCAATTGATTGATAGTATTTTAGCTTAA
- a CDS encoding sugar phosphate isomerase/epimerase family protein, protein MKLGVFTPLFNDLSFEEMLDQVAEKGLETVEIGTGASPGDAHLKIDTLLASSDARKDYLQKVADRGLSISALSAHGNPISPDKVQAQAHDELLRKTIKLASLLNVPVVNGFSGVGGGNATDTHVNWPVIPWPTEYADAYHYQWDQVLVPYWKDINQEAGAAGVNIGIEMHGGFLAHTPATMLRLRSEAGDNIGCNFDPSHMWWQGIDPVAAIKILGKAGAINHFHAKDTYLDQDNINMYGLTDMQPYQDVASRAWTFRSVGEGHPMSEWSQMLAQLRIYGYDYVLSIEHEDPIMSVGEGLDRAITNLKSVLMRDQPQEMWWA, encoded by the coding sequence ATGAAATTAGGCGTATTTACCCCGTTATTTAATGATTTATCCTTTGAAGAGATGTTAGATCAAGTAGCAGAAAAAGGATTAGAAACTGTAGAAATTGGTACGGGTGCTAGCCCAGGGGATGCTCATTTGAAGATTGATACCCTTTTAGCATCTAGTGACGCTAGAAAGGATTATCTACAAAAAGTGGCGGACCGTGGCTTATCTATTTCGGCCCTATCGGCGCACGGTAACCCTATTTCGCCGGATAAAGTACAAGCACAAGCCCATGATGAATTGCTTAGAAAAACCATCAAACTGGCATCCTTATTGAACGTGCCAGTGGTAAATGGCTTCTCAGGTGTTGGGGGCGGAAACGCGACAGATACCCATGTTAACTGGCCTGTCATTCCTTGGCCAACAGAGTATGCAGATGCCTACCACTACCAATGGGACCAAGTCTTAGTCCCTTACTGGAAGGACATTAACCAAGAAGCAGGGGCAGCGGGCGTTAACATCGGGATTGAAATGCACGGTGGATTTTTAGCCCATACACCAGCAACCATGTTACGTTTACGGTCTGAAGCAGGGGACAATATTGGTTGTAACTTTGACCCATCGCATATGTGGTGGCAAGGGATTGACCCAGTCGCAGCCATTAAAATATTGGGTAAAGCGGGTGCTATCAACCACTTCCATGCTAAAGATACTTATTTAGACCAAGACAATATCAATATGTATGGTTTAACCGATATGCAACCTTATCAAGATGTTGCTAGTCGTGCCTGGACCTTTAGAAGTGTCGGTGAAGGGCACCCAATGTCCGAATGGTCACAAATGTTGGCCCAATTGCGGATTTACGGCTACGATTACGTGCTTTCAATTGAACATGAAGACCCAATTATGTCTGTAGGTGAAGGACTAGACCGGGCCATTACCAACCTGAAATCTGTTCTGATGCGAGACCAACCCCAAGAAATGTGGTGGGCATAG
- a CDS encoding ThuA domain-containing protein, which yields MIRVTVWNEFRHELTDEDVKAVYPEGIHEALASFLTADFLVNMATLDQPEHGLTEEVLNQTDVLLWWGHMAHDEVADEIVDRVHQRILEGMGLIVLHSGHFSKIFQKLMGTTCDLKWREDGLSAKVWNVNPSHPITQGVGEWIDLDQEEMYGEHFDVPAPDELIFITGYPNGEVFRGGMTYRRGNGKIFYFHPGHETFPTYYHPTIQQVIKNAVHWAAPLTERPTYGHFPIETNNKV from the coding sequence ATGATTCGAGTAACAGTATGGAATGAGTTTCGTCATGAATTGACGGATGAGGACGTGAAAGCTGTCTATCCAGAGGGTATTCATGAAGCCTTAGCCAGTTTCTTAACGGCAGACTTTCTAGTCAATATGGCGACTTTAGACCAGCCAGAACACGGCTTGACCGAGGAAGTCTTAAATCAAACGGATGTCCTCCTTTGGTGGGGACATATGGCGCACGATGAAGTGGCAGATGAGATTGTTGACCGGGTTCACCAGCGCATTTTGGAAGGCATGGGGCTGATTGTCTTGCATTCGGGTCATTTTTCTAAAATATTCCAGAAATTAATGGGCACGACTTGTGACTTAAAATGGCGCGAGGACGGTCTTTCTGCCAAGGTGTGGAATGTGAATCCGTCTCACCCAATTACCCAGGGTGTGGGCGAGTGGATTGATTTAGACCAAGAAGAAATGTATGGAGAACACTTTGATGTTCCAGCGCCGGATGAATTAATCTTTATTACTGGCTATCCAAATGGAGAAGTTTTCCGTGGTGGTATGACTTATCGGCGCGGGAATGGGAAGATTTTCTACTTCCATCCTGGGCATGAAACTTTTCCGACTTATTATCATCCAACTATCCAGCAGGTCATTAAAAATGCCGTCCACTGGGCAGCACCTCTGACTGAAAGGCCTACATATGGTCATTTTCCTATTGAAACAAATAATAAAGTTTAA
- a CDS encoding Gfo/Idh/MocA family protein — protein sequence MTESVTKLKVGIIGCGGIGMQKHLPALAQVEEVELVAFCDLVEDRALAGKAKFGTNESNVYTDYQNMLAEESLDVVHVCTPNATHAELSIAALDAGNHVMCEKPMAKTAEEGRAMIEAAERNGKKLTIGYQNRFRKDSQYLKAICQEGQLGEIYNAKAHAIRRRAVPTWGVFLDEEAQGGGPLIDIGTHALDLTLWMMDNYQPKYVVGNTYRKLADTENAANAFGSWDPKEFNVEDSAFGYIVMENGASIYLESSWALNTVKSGEAKTTLHGTKGGADMNDGLTINGEDHGLLFDKQVIVDPGAVDFFEGDADDPEVLEAEQWIQAIIHDTEPVVKPREALIVTEILEAIYQSAKTGQPVFLNQ from the coding sequence ATGACAGAATCAGTAACAAAATTAAAGGTAGGCATTATCGGATGCGGAGGCATCGGGATGCAGAAGCATTTACCGGCCTTAGCCCAAGTTGAAGAGGTAGAATTGGTGGCTTTTTGTGATTTGGTCGAAGACCGGGCCCTAGCTGGAAAAGCCAAATTTGGGACTAACGAATCCAATGTATATACCGATTACCAGAATATGTTGGCTGAAGAAAGCTTAGATGTGGTTCATGTCTGTACCCCAAATGCGACGCATGCAGAATTATCCATTGCAGCGCTTGATGCAGGCAACCACGTAATGTGCGAAAAACCAATGGCCAAAACAGCAGAAGAGGGTCGCGCGATGATCGAAGCGGCTGAACGAAACGGTAAAAAACTAACCATCGGCTATCAAAACCGTTTTAGAAAGGACAGCCAATACCTAAAAGCCATCTGCCAAGAGGGTCAATTAGGAGAAATTTACAATGCTAAAGCGCATGCTATTCGTCGTCGTGCTGTCCCAACTTGGGGTGTATTCCTTGATGAGGAAGCGCAAGGCGGAGGTCCTTTAATTGACATCGGTACTCATGCGCTTGATCTAACTTTATGGATGATGGACAATTATCAGCCCAAATACGTCGTCGGAAATACTTATAGAAAATTAGCTGATACAGAAAATGCTGCAAATGCCTTTGGTTCTTGGGATCCCAAAGAATTTAACGTAGAAGACTCAGCCTTTGGGTATATCGTCATGGAAAATGGTGCGAGCATTTATCTAGAATCATCGTGGGCCTTAAATACCGTTAAGTCAGGTGAGGCGAAAACGACCTTGCACGGGACTAAGGGTGGTGCGGATATGAACGATGGGTTAACAATTAATGGTGAAGACCATGGCCTATTATTCGACAAGCAAGTCATTGTTGACCCAGGTGCAGTTGACTTCTTTGAAGGGGATGCTGATGACCCCGAAGTGTTGGAAGCAGAGCAGTGGATTCAAGCCATTATTCATGATACAGAGCCGGTTGTAAAACCGCGAGAAGCTTTGATAGTGACTGAAATTCTAGAAGCCATTTATCAATCAGCGAAAACTGGACAACCCGTATTTCTAAATCAATAG
- a CDS encoding ABC transporter ATP-binding protein — MAEIKLNHIYKKYDNAEKFSVTDFNLDIKDNEFIVFVGPSGCGKSTTLRMVAGLEDITKGDLVIDGQVVNDVAPKTRDIAMVFQNYALYPHMTVRENMAFGLKLRKVDKKEIDSRVDEAAELLQITDLLERKPAALSGGQRQRVALGRAVVRQPKAFLMDEPLSNLDAKLRVHMRSEIAKLHKRLNTTIIYVTHDQTEAMTLADRIVIMNAGEIQQVGTPLEVYNNPENAFVAAFMGSPAMNLVDVKYEAGHIHLGGGTKLEVAPPSRRILDEKGYDGKTVTFGIRPEDMQSEQLALDATPETVVEPTITVSELTGATSILYLDVKGQEFIAVVDARDYHEVGTTIKIAFNMNKAHFFDVETGKVIK; from the coding sequence GTGGCTGAAATAAAATTAAATCATATTTATAAAAAATACGACAATGCGGAGAAGTTTTCGGTAACGGACTTCAATTTAGATATTAAAGACAACGAATTTATTGTTTTCGTAGGCCCTTCCGGATGCGGAAAATCGACAACCTTACGGATGGTAGCCGGTTTGGAAGATATTACCAAAGGGGACTTGGTCATTGACGGACAAGTCGTTAACGATGTGGCACCTAAAACCCGTGACATCGCCATGGTATTCCAAAACTATGCCCTATACCCACATATGACTGTGCGTGAAAACATGGCATTCGGTTTGAAATTGCGTAAAGTAGACAAGAAAGAAATTGATTCGCGCGTGGATGAAGCGGCAGAATTACTGCAAATCACGGACTTATTAGAACGTAAACCAGCCGCCTTATCTGGTGGGCAACGTCAACGTGTAGCCTTAGGACGTGCAGTAGTCCGTCAACCTAAAGCCTTCTTGATGGATGAGCCTTTATCCAACTTGGATGCCAAATTACGGGTTCACATGCGGTCTGAGATCGCTAAATTACATAAGCGTTTAAACACAACCATCATCTATGTAACCCATGATCAAACAGAAGCCATGACTTTGGCTGACCGGATTGTCATCATGAATGCTGGTGAAATCCAACAAGTAGGGACACCGCTTGAAGTCTATAACAACCCAGAAAATGCCTTTGTAGCAGCCTTCATGGGATCACCTGCCATGAACCTAGTGGATGTGAAGTATGAAGCTGGCCATATTCATTTAGGAGGTGGCACAAAGCTTGAAGTGGCCCCACCATCTCGGCGCATTTTAGATGAGAAAGGTTATGACGGCAAAACAGTGACTTTTGGTATTCGTCCAGAAGATATGCAGTCTGAACAATTGGCTTTAGACGCTACACCAGAAACGGTTGTCGAACCAACCATTACGGTATCCGAATTAACAGGGGCAACGTCTATCCTATACTTAGATGTTAAAGGACAAGAGTTCATTGCTGTGGTAGATGCCCGTGACTACCACGAAGTTGGTACAACCATCAAGATCGCCTTTAACATGAATAAGGCCCACTTCTTCGATGTTGAAACAGGCAAAGTAATTAAATAG
- a CDS encoding DUF1189 family protein has protein sequence MNVLKAIFPINYFKSIWTPSKIWFNRHDLKWWQMLLVILFLNGLMIVPVTLNYANMTEFPVTDYYPNAMALVDDQVVDEIQQVTFENGEMLIDQPVVSESAEGTVAFGLADDQLETLAASGKTALIFQENQFVLMEAGAPTATVLYTKDFDLTGLDQAGVQESLSQQWLDQNRVLVVLIFSSVISLIFLAMNLFLVGIAALMFYMTKGSPVTSIETYKESINLILNALSLPTFLAMAYGLYNFDVSLIASLQTIGLVTMLLLVMWKTRFRDQTLDEFQLLEA, from the coding sequence ATGAACGTGTTAAAAGCAATATTTCCCATCAATTACTTTAAGAGTATTTGGACACCAAGCAAAATTTGGTTTAACCGCCATGACCTCAAATGGTGGCAAATGTTGCTGGTCATCCTCTTCTTAAATGGTTTGATGATAGTTCCAGTAACCTTAAACTATGCCAATATGACCGAGTTTCCCGTAACCGACTACTATCCCAATGCCATGGCCCTTGTAGACGACCAAGTGGTAGACGAGATTCAGCAAGTCACCTTTGAAAATGGAGAAATGCTGATCGACCAACCAGTGGTTTCAGAAAGCGCTGAAGGAACCGTCGCCTTTGGATTAGCAGACGACCAGCTAGAGACACTGGCAGCTAGCGGGAAAACGGCACTCATTTTCCAAGAGAATCAATTCGTCTTAATGGAAGCTGGGGCGCCAACGGCAACGGTCCTTTATACCAAAGACTTCGACTTGACAGGGCTTGACCAAGCAGGTGTTCAGGAAAGTTTGAGCCAGCAATGGTTAGACCAAAACCGCGTCTTAGTGGTCTTGATCTTCTCGAGTGTGATTAGCTTGATATTCCTAGCCATGAACCTATTCTTAGTTGGGATTGCAGCCCTCATGTTCTATATGACCAAGGGGAGCCCGGTTACGTCTATTGAAACTTATAAAGAGTCCATCAATTTAATCCTAAATGCCTTATCACTGCCGACTTTCTTGGCTATGGCTTACGGTTTATACAACTTTGATGTATCTTTAATTGCTAGCTTGCAGACAATCGGTCTAGTGACCATGCTGCTCTTAGTCATGTGGAAGACAAGATTCCGCGACCAAACCTTGGACGAATTTCAACTGTTGGAAGCTTAA
- a CDS encoding sugar ABC transporter permease — translation MAEKKLANTQKRGRFWTQFFTYAFLVFMAIIIIYPLLITITSAFRGGNLIAFNLNFSGQFTLSNFERLFTETQYGQWYINTLIVAVITMALQVTIITLAGYAYSRYRFAGRKQSLKFFIIVQMVPTTAALTAFYVMALLVGGLDKLWFLIFAYVGGSIPMNSWLMKGYFDTVPIDLDESAKLDGAGHLRTFGQIVLPLVRPMISVQALWAFMTPFGEYMLARFILRSPENYTVAIGLQQFITNPREQRVTLFAAGALLIALPISIMFFYLQKNFVSGLTAGGTKG, via the coding sequence ATGGCTGAGAAAAAATTAGCTAACACGCAAAAACGCGGCCGCTTTTGGACCCAATTCTTTACCTATGCCTTCTTAGTCTTTATGGCAATCATCATCATCTATCCCTTACTGATTACCATTACATCAGCCTTCAGGGGTGGAAACTTAATTGCCTTTAACTTGAACTTCTCAGGTCAGTTTACCCTAAGTAACTTTGAACGCTTGTTTACAGAAACCCAATACGGTCAGTGGTATATTAATACTTTAATCGTTGCGGTGATTACCATGGCCTTACAGGTAACGATTATTACCTTAGCCGGATATGCCTACTCAAGATACCGGTTCGCAGGGCGGAAGCAATCCCTAAAGTTCTTCATCATCGTTCAAATGGTTCCAACAACAGCAGCCTTGACCGCCTTTTACGTTATGGCCTTACTAGTTGGGGGGCTAGACAAATTATGGTTCTTGATTTTCGCCTATGTCGGCGGGTCAATCCCAATGAACTCATGGTTGATGAAAGGGTATTTTGATACCGTGCCAATTGACCTAGATGAATCCGCAAAATTAGACGGGGCAGGCCACTTACGGACCTTTGGACAAATCGTCTTACCGTTAGTGCGTCCAATGATTTCAGTGCAAGCCTTATGGGCATTTATGACCCCATTCGGTGAGTACATGCTAGCCCGTTTCATCTTGCGTTCACCAGAAAATTACACCGTAGCCATCGGGTTACAACAATTTATTACCAACCCTCGTGAACAACGGGTAACTTTATTCGCGGCAGGGGCGCTTTTAATCGCCTTACCAATTTCAATCATGTTCTTCTACTTACAAAAGAACTTTGTATCTGGTTTAACTGCTGGTGGTACGAAAGGGTAA
- a CDS encoding carbohydrate ABC transporter permease: protein MVKTAKERKKVNFTSEQKSRINQATLASIIPGGGQFVNKQVLKGVIFLVIFALYILHLFSFGFDAFNGLITLGVTPREDHSLFLLIEGVLELLITVIFFIFYAVQMWDARNVAKLNAINPDKVNRSAKDILNNLYESGFPYLLTIPAYILMLFAIVFPVVVTILIVFTNYDFQHIPPAKLIEWTGFETFSSIFTLTTYRETFGAVFSWTVIWTLLATTLQVGLGIFLAILMNQPFIKFRRFFGVILLLPWAVPAFISILTFSNMFNPSAGAINSQVIPFINNLIPFLEIPALAWKTDPFWTKVALISIQGWLGFPYIYVLTTSILQSIPGEWYEASSIDGASPIQKFRFITFPHILSVAAPVLITQYTGNFNNFTMIYLFNEGGPGSVGNNAGTTDILISWVYKLTTGQSPQYNVSSAITIIISTIVIVISLIIFKYTNAFEMED, encoded by the coding sequence GTGGTTAAAACTGCAAAAGAAAGAAAAAAAGTGAACTTCACTTCTGAGCAAAAGAGTCGTATCAATCAAGCGACTTTGGCCTCAATCATCCCTGGTGGTGGGCAATTTGTAAACAAGCAAGTCCTTAAAGGCGTCATCTTTTTAGTGATTTTTGCCTTATACATTCTCCACTTATTCAGCTTTGGGTTTGATGCCTTCAATGGCTTAATTACCCTAGGTGTAACACCTCGTGAAGATCATTCCCTCTTCTTATTAATTGAAGGGGTACTTGAATTATTAATAACTGTCATCTTTTTTATTTTCTACGCCGTACAAATGTGGGATGCGCGCAATGTGGCTAAACTAAACGCCATCAACCCAGACAAGGTCAACCGATCAGCCAAGGATATCTTAAATAACCTTTACGAATCAGGTTTCCCTTATCTATTAACCATCCCAGCCTATATCTTAATGTTATTTGCCATTGTGTTCCCAGTAGTGGTAACGATCCTAATCGTATTTACCAACTACGACTTTCAACACATTCCACCCGCTAAATTAATCGAGTGGACAGGATTTGAGACATTTAGTTCAATCTTTACCCTAACAACCTACCGAGAAACATTCGGTGCCGTATTCTCATGGACCGTCATTTGGACCCTATTAGCCACAACCTTACAAGTAGGACTAGGCATCTTCCTAGCAATCCTGATGAACCAACCATTCATCAAATTCCGTCGCTTTTTCGGGGTTATCCTACTATTACCATGGGCGGTACCAGCCTTTATCTCAATCTTAACCTTTTCAAATATGTTCAACCCATCTGCCGGAGCCATCAACTCCCAGGTCATTCCGTTTATCAATAACTTGATCCCATTCTTGGAAATTCCAGCACTAGCCTGGAAAACGGACCCATTCTGGACCAAGGTGGCCTTGATTTCTATCCAGGGTTGGCTTGGTTTCCCATACATTTACGTATTGACCACGTCAATTCTACAATCTATACCAGGTGAGTGGTACGAAGCCTCTTCAATCGACGGGGCTTCACCAATCCAAAAATTCCGATTCATTACCTTCCCGCATATCTTGTCAGTTGCGGCACCGGTATTAATCACGCAATACACAGGAAACTTCAACAACTTCACAATGATTTACCTATTTAATGAAGGTGGACCTGGTTCAGTAGGGAACAATGCCGGGACTACAGATATCTTGATTTCATGGGTCTACAAGTTGACAACAGGGCAATCGCCACAATATAACGTATCATCCGCGATTACCATCATCATCTCAACTATAGTTATTGTGATTTCATTGATCATCTTTAAATACACCAATGCTTTTGAAATGGAGGATTAA
- a CDS encoding extracellular solute-binding protein — translation MSKLQWKKTAFGLVTASAALVLAACGNGGEESASSDGGSDSASGSTLQVSVGADYVDYVNEIAPAFEEETGIDVEVVEREMFETLDSLSLDGPAGIAPDVTIAPYDRIGNLGIQGHLLPVTLPDDGRYDETDERQVTANDEIYGMPYVVEALVLYYNKELIDTAPTTFEELEALSEDSAYDYSSESGKNTGFLANWVDFYSAYGLIAGYGGYIFGQDGTDTADIGLNTEGAVEGIEYAQTWYEKWPEGMLDTTSAGSFVDETFISGGAAAVIGGPWSAASYQEGGVDYGVAAIPTLPNGEAYQTFGGGKGWVISGYTENEEAAQQWLEYVTTEENMNSLHEFNSEVPANQQARQAIVDAGENELAIAVIEQYNDAVPMPNIPEMAEVWTGAETMMFDAVSGNKSAQQSADDAVQVIVDNIAQKY, via the coding sequence ATGAGTAAATTGCAGTGGAAGAAAACAGCCTTTGGTTTGGTAACAGCGTCAGCTGCTTTAGTGCTTGCAGCATGTGGGAATGGTGGCGAAGAATCCGCTAGTTCAGATGGCGGATCAGATAGCGCAAGCGGTAGCACCTTACAGGTATCAGTTGGTGCTGACTACGTGGATTACGTAAATGAAATTGCCCCAGCTTTTGAAGAAGAGACAGGGATTGACGTTGAAGTTGTTGAGCGTGAAATGTTCGAAACCTTAGATTCACTTTCATTAGATGGTCCAGCAGGGATTGCGCCAGACGTGACAATCGCCCCTTACGACCGGATTGGAAATCTAGGTATTCAAGGACATTTATTACCAGTAACACTGCCAGATGATGGTCGTTATGACGAAACAGATGAGCGTCAAGTAACAGCTAATGACGAAATTTACGGTATGCCTTATGTAGTTGAAGCCTTAGTCCTTTACTACAACAAAGAATTAATCGATACTGCCCCAACAACATTTGAAGAATTAGAAGCCTTGTCAGAAGATTCAGCTTATGACTACTCTTCTGAATCAGGCAAAAACACCGGCTTCTTAGCAAACTGGGTAGACTTCTACTCTGCTTACGGTTTAATTGCTGGTTACGGTGGCTACATCTTCGGACAAGATGGTACTGATACAGCTGACATCGGTTTAAATACTGAAGGTGCTGTTGAAGGGATTGAATACGCACAAACATGGTACGAAAAATGGCCAGAAGGTATGTTAGATACAACTTCAGCTGGTAGCTTCGTAGATGAAACCTTCATCTCTGGCGGTGCAGCTGCAGTAATCGGCGGACCATGGTCTGCAGCGTCTTACCAAGAAGGTGGCGTTGACTACGGCGTTGCTGCAATCCCAACATTGCCAAACGGGGAAGCTTACCAAACATTCGGTGGTGGTAAGGGCTGGGTTATTTCAGGCTATACTGAAAATGAAGAAGCCGCACAACAATGGTTAGAATATGTAACGACTGAAGAAAATATGAATAGCCTACATGAATTTAACTCAGAAGTACCAGCTAACCAACAAGCCCGTCAGGCAATTGTGGATGCCGGTGAAAATGAATTAGCTATCGCTGTTATCGAGCAATATAACGATGCTGTACCAATGCCAAATATTCCAGAAATGGCTGAAGTTTGGACAGGTGCTGAAACAATGATGTTTGATGCAGTATCAGGCAACAAATCTGCACAACAATCAGCAGATGACGCTGTTCAAGTGATTGTAGATAACATTGCACAAAAATACTAA